The proteins below come from a single Eucalyptus grandis isolate ANBG69807.140 chromosome 3, ASM1654582v1, whole genome shotgun sequence genomic window:
- the LOC104438605 gene encoding putative chloride channel-like protein CLC-g isoform X3, which translates to MAAEPNGDPESLTQPFLALQRSTINSTSQVAIVGANVCPIESLDYEIAENDFFKQDWRTRGKMQIFQYIFMKWLLCFLIGGIVGVIGFCINLAVENLAGVKFVVTSDMMLQRRFGMAFLVFSLSNFGLTLFAALITALVSPASAGSGIPEVKAYLNGVDAPGIFTLRTLFVKIIGSVCAVSSSLLVGKAGPLVHTGACIASLLGQGGSKRYGLTWKWLRYFKNDRDRRDLVTCGSAAGIAAAFRAPVGGLLFALEEMASWWRSALLWRAFFTTAVVAIVLRALIDVCLSGKCGLFGKGGLIMYDVTSSSVAYHIVDVPPVLLLGMIGGLLGSLYNFFLEKVLRVYNLINEKGIAYKIVLACWISIFTSCLLFGLPWLASCRVCPADAGEACPTIGRSGNYKKFQCPPGHYNDLASLIFNTNDDAIKNLFSKGTDDEFQYSSIIIFFVTCYFLSILSYGIVAPAGLFVPVIVTGASYGRLVGMLIGSHSNLNHGLFAVLGAASFLGGSMRMTVSLCVILLELTNNLLLLPLMMVVLLISKTVADAFNGNIYDLIMKAKGFPYLETHAEPYMRQLTVGDVVSGPLQLFHGIEKVANVVHVLRTTRHHGFPVIDEPPHSESPFLFQQRTS; encoded by the exons ATGGCGGCTGAACCCAATGGAGACCCGGAATCGCTCACGCAGCCGTTTCTCGCCCTGCAGAGATCCACCATAAACTCCACTTCGCAGGTGGCCATTGTCGGGGCCAACGTGTGCCCAATTGAGAGCCTTGATTACGA GATTGCAGAGAATGATTTTTTCAAGCAAGATTGGAGGACAAGAGGGAAGATGCAGATTTTCCAGTACATATTTATGAAGTGGTTATTATGCTTTTTGATTGGTGGGATCGTCGGTGTTATCGGGTTCTGCATCAACCTTGCTGTCGAGAACCTTGCAGGGGTTAAGTTTGTGGTCACTTCAGATATGATGTTGCAACGCAG GTTTGGAATggcctttcttgttttttctctttccaattTCGGGCTTACTTTATTTGCAGCCCTTATCACAGCATTGGTGTCACCAGCTTCTGCTGGTTCGGGTATTCCAGAAGTTAAGGCTTACCTCAATGGTGTGGATGCACCAGGAATTTTTACTTTGAGAACATTGTTTGTAAAG ATTATTGGGAGCGTTTGTGCGGTGTCATCATCTCTTCTTGTTGGCAAGGCTGGACCCTTGGTGCACACTGGTGCTTGTATCGCATCACTATTGGGTCAAGGTGGGTCAAAGAGATATGGTTTAACTTGGAAGTGGCTTCGGTATTTCAAGAATGATCGAGATCGGCGAGACCTTGTAACATGTGGATCAGCTGCTGGAATTGCTGCTGCATTTCGTGCCCCAGTTGGTGGTTTGCTGTTTGCCCTTGAAGAGATGGCATCTTG gTGGAGAAGTGCCCTGTTGTGGAGAGCTTTCTTTACTACAGCTGTAGTGGCAATCGTGCTGAGGGCTCTCATTGACGTCTGTTTGAGTGGGAAATGTGGGCTTTTTGGTAAAGGAGGGCTGATAATGTACGATGTTACCTCATCAAGTGTTGCCTATCACATTGTTGATGTACCTCCTGTACTTCTCCTTGGTATGATAGGTGGATTGTTGGGTAGCTTGTATAACTTCTTCCTGGAGAAGGTTCTTCGTGTCTACAACCTCATCAACGA AAAGGGCATTGCCTACAAAATTGTGCTTGCTTGCtggatttcaattttcacgtcGTGTCTCCTGTTTGGACTACCATGGCTGGCATCTTGTCGAGTTTGTCCGGCCGATGCTGGAGAAGCCTGTCCCACAATAGGCCGATCTGGCAACTACAAGAAGTTTCAATGTCCTCCTGGACATTACAATGATCTTGCCAGCCTAATATTTAACACAAATGATGATGCAATCAAAAATCTCTTTAGCAAGGGCACGGATGACGAGTTCCAGTACTCTTCTATAATTATATTCTTTGTCACATGTTATTTCTTGAGTATACTTAGCTATGGCATTGTCGCTCCTGCTGGCCTTTTCGTTCCTGTAATAGTTACTGGTGCATCTTATGGGCGTTTGGTTGGAATGTTGATTGGTTCTCATTCCAATCTTAACCATGGTCTTTTTGCTGTGCTGGGTGCTGCTTCTTTTCTTGGTGGATCTATGAGGATGACGGTTTCTCTATGTGTAATCCTTTTGGAACTGACGAACAATCTGCTGTTGCTACCCTTGATGATGGTGGTTCTTCTTATTTCAAAGACCGTAGCTGATGCTTTCAACGGCAACATCTATGACCTTATCATGAAAGCAAAGGGCTTTCCTTACCTTGAGACCCATGCCGAGCCATATATGAGACAATTAACAGTTGGTGATGTAGTGAGTGGGCCCCTCCAGCTGTTTCATGGCATCGAGAAGGTCGCTAATGTGGTACATGTGTTGCGAACTACAAGGCACCACGGGTTTCCTGTAATTGATGAACCTCCACATTCAGAGTCCCCCTTTCT ATTTCAGCAGAGGACTTCATGA
- the LOC104438605 gene encoding putative chloride channel-like protein CLC-g isoform X1, translating to MAAEPNGDPESLTQPFLALQRSTINSTSQVAIVGANVCPIESLDYEIAENDFFKQDWRTRGKMQIFQYIFMKWLLCFLIGGIVGVIGFCINLAVENLAGVKFVVTSDMMLQRRFGMAFLVFSLSNFGLTLFAALITALVSPASAGSGIPEVKAYLNGVDAPGIFTLRTLFVKIIGSVCAVSSSLLVGKAGPLVHTGACIASLLGQGGSKRYGLTWKWLRYFKNDRDRRDLVTCGSAAGIAAAFRAPVGGLLFALEEMASWWRSALLWRAFFTTAVVAIVLRALIDVCLSGKCGLFGKGGLIMYDVTSSSVAYHIVDVPPVLLLGMIGGLLGSLYNFFLEKVLRVYNLINEKGIAYKIVLACWISIFTSCLLFGLPWLASCRVCPADAGEACPTIGRSGNYKKFQCPPGHYNDLASLIFNTNDDAIKNLFSKGTDDEFQYSSIIIFFVTCYFLSILSYGIVAPAGLFVPVIVTGASYGRLVGMLIGSHSNLNHGLFAVLGAASFLGGSMRMTVSLCVILLELTNNLLLLPLMMVVLLISKTVADAFNGNIYDLIMKAKGFPYLETHAEPYMRQLTVGDVVSGPLQLFHGIEKVANVVHVLRTTRHHGFPVIDEPPHSESPFLYGLILRAHLMELLKKKAFLSDPVLTDIDAFEQISAEDFMKRGSGHYNMIEDTDLTEEEMEMFLDLHPFTNASPYTVVETMSLAKALILFREVGLRHLLVIPKISGRSPVVGILTRHDFMPEHVLALHPTLIRSRWKRLRLQFPRLLKLF from the exons ATGGCGGCTGAACCCAATGGAGACCCGGAATCGCTCACGCAGCCGTTTCTCGCCCTGCAGAGATCCACCATAAACTCCACTTCGCAGGTGGCCATTGTCGGGGCCAACGTGTGCCCAATTGAGAGCCTTGATTACGA GATTGCAGAGAATGATTTTTTCAAGCAAGATTGGAGGACAAGAGGGAAGATGCAGATTTTCCAGTACATATTTATGAAGTGGTTATTATGCTTTTTGATTGGTGGGATCGTCGGTGTTATCGGGTTCTGCATCAACCTTGCTGTCGAGAACCTTGCAGGGGTTAAGTTTGTGGTCACTTCAGATATGATGTTGCAACGCAG GTTTGGAATggcctttcttgttttttctctttccaattTCGGGCTTACTTTATTTGCAGCCCTTATCACAGCATTGGTGTCACCAGCTTCTGCTGGTTCGGGTATTCCAGAAGTTAAGGCTTACCTCAATGGTGTGGATGCACCAGGAATTTTTACTTTGAGAACATTGTTTGTAAAG ATTATTGGGAGCGTTTGTGCGGTGTCATCATCTCTTCTTGTTGGCAAGGCTGGACCCTTGGTGCACACTGGTGCTTGTATCGCATCACTATTGGGTCAAGGTGGGTCAAAGAGATATGGTTTAACTTGGAAGTGGCTTCGGTATTTCAAGAATGATCGAGATCGGCGAGACCTTGTAACATGTGGATCAGCTGCTGGAATTGCTGCTGCATTTCGTGCCCCAGTTGGTGGTTTGCTGTTTGCCCTTGAAGAGATGGCATCTTG gTGGAGAAGTGCCCTGTTGTGGAGAGCTTTCTTTACTACAGCTGTAGTGGCAATCGTGCTGAGGGCTCTCATTGACGTCTGTTTGAGTGGGAAATGTGGGCTTTTTGGTAAAGGAGGGCTGATAATGTACGATGTTACCTCATCAAGTGTTGCCTATCACATTGTTGATGTACCTCCTGTACTTCTCCTTGGTATGATAGGTGGATTGTTGGGTAGCTTGTATAACTTCTTCCTGGAGAAGGTTCTTCGTGTCTACAACCTCATCAACGA AAAGGGCATTGCCTACAAAATTGTGCTTGCTTGCtggatttcaattttcacgtcGTGTCTCCTGTTTGGACTACCATGGCTGGCATCTTGTCGAGTTTGTCCGGCCGATGCTGGAGAAGCCTGTCCCACAATAGGCCGATCTGGCAACTACAAGAAGTTTCAATGTCCTCCTGGACATTACAATGATCTTGCCAGCCTAATATTTAACACAAATGATGATGCAATCAAAAATCTCTTTAGCAAGGGCACGGATGACGAGTTCCAGTACTCTTCTATAATTATATTCTTTGTCACATGTTATTTCTTGAGTATACTTAGCTATGGCATTGTCGCTCCTGCTGGCCTTTTCGTTCCTGTAATAGTTACTGGTGCATCTTATGGGCGTTTGGTTGGAATGTTGATTGGTTCTCATTCCAATCTTAACCATGGTCTTTTTGCTGTGCTGGGTGCTGCTTCTTTTCTTGGTGGATCTATGAGGATGACGGTTTCTCTATGTGTAATCCTTTTGGAACTGACGAACAATCTGCTGTTGCTACCCTTGATGATGGTGGTTCTTCTTATTTCAAAGACCGTAGCTGATGCTTTCAACGGCAACATCTATGACCTTATCATGAAAGCAAAGGGCTTTCCTTACCTTGAGACCCATGCCGAGCCATATATGAGACAATTAACAGTTGGTGATGTAGTGAGTGGGCCCCTCCAGCTGTTTCATGGCATCGAGAAGGTCGCTAATGTGGTACATGTGTTGCGAACTACAAGGCACCACGGGTTTCCTGTAATTGATGAACCTCCACATTCAGAGTCCCCCTTTCTGTATGGTTTAATTCTCCGTGCTCATCTGATGGAGCTTTTAAAGAAGAAAGCTTTTTTGTCTGATCCAGTTCTGACGGATATTGATGCCTTTGAGCAGATTTCAGCAGAGGACTTCATGAAGAGGGGATCGGGTCATTATAACATGATAGAAGATACAGACTTGACTGAAGAAGAGATGGAGATGTTCTTGGATTTACATCCTTTTACTAATGCTTCGCCTTACACAGTTGTGGAGACAATGTCACTTGCGAAGGCTCTCATACTTTTCCGGGAAGTTGGCTTGAGACATCTACTGGTGATACCTAAAATCTCTGGC AGATCGCCTGTGGTGGGCATATTaacaagacatgattttatgcCTGAGCACGTGTTGGCATTGCACCCGACACTCATTAGGAGCAGATGGAAGAGATTAAGACTACAGTTTCCCCGCCTATTAAAACTATTCTAG
- the LOC104440572 gene encoding LOW QUALITY PROTEIN: G-type lectin S-receptor-like serine/threonine-protein kinase LECRK2 (The sequence of the model RefSeq protein was modified relative to this genomic sequence to represent the inferred CDS: inserted 1 base in 1 codon; deleted 1 base in 1 codon) has translation MASVILGILLILVPLPLSTEAQTSGNLTLGKSLTANDQNSSWLSPSGKFAFGFRRMGRGVHLLAIWFEKIEDKTIVWSANGNNLAPEGSEIQLTTDGRFVLVDPNGRELWSPSPTVAGIAYAAMLDTGNFVLVSQNHVNLWETFSQPTDTLLPTQQLDQGTKVNARYSEMNYSAGRFHFKLGDDGNLAFYATPDPWVASDTYWDSNTSNGFRLIFNQSGQVYLTDRNGALLQVVSSDTFPASGYYRRAILEFDGVFRQYVHSDSSSLSEMGWVVARSSXSPPNICTSITQTMGSGACGFNSYCSLGEDQRPRCHCPHGYTLLDSTNEMNGCRQDFVPQSCDGSRPETDQFTFFSMPYTNWPMSDYERTAAQTEDSCKEACLADCFCALAIFGDNGNCWKKKIPLSNGREDRSDIAKALIKVRINNSTSKSIGNGSKNSTLIIIGSVLLSSSVFVNLLLLLITHLIYRSFRSRDSKLSRPVQINQASGMQTFTYQELQEATYGFKVELGRGAFGTVYKGVLRYEDTNFVAVKVLATRTRESEKEFEREVSAIGQTNHKNLVQLLGFCNEGQHRLLVYEFMSNGTLADFLFGISRPSWYKRIEIACGVAKGLSYLHDDCTRHIIHCDIKPQNILLDGSLTAKISDFGIAKLLMANQTRTVTGVRGTRGYLAPEWFRNMPISSKVDVYSFGILLVELICCRKNYEPEAEIEAQIVLVDWVYDCYHDGSILKLVESNEEASSDIKRVKRFVMTALWCIQDDPALRPTMKKITQMLEGVVEVLVPPVSSSFISSI, from the exons ATGGCTTCAGTTATACTAGGAATCCTTCTAATACTCGTTCCACTTCCCCTTTCCACTGAAGCTCAGACCAGCGGCAACTTGACCTTGGGCAAGTCGTTGACGGCGAACGACCAGAACTCTTCCTGGTTGTCACCGTCGGGCAAGTTCGCCTTCGGGTTCCGGAGAATGGGAAGAGGAGTTCATTTGTTGGCTATATGGTTTGAGAAGATAGAGGACAAGACCATAGTCTGGTCGGCGAACGGCAATAATCTAGCGCCAGAAGGTTCAGAAATCCAGTTGACCACGGATGGCCGATTTGTGCTCGTCGACCCAAATGGAAGAGAGTTGTGGTCTCCTAGCCCGACTGTCGCTGGTATAGCGTATGCGGCCATGCTTGACACAGGGAACTTTGTCCTAGTTAGCCAGAACCATGTCAACTTGTGGGAGACGTTCAGCCAACCAACCGACACGTTGCTGCCTACGCAACAGTTAGATCAAGGGACTAAAGTTAACGCTCGCTACTCCGAAATGAATTACTCCGCCGGGAGATTCCACTTCAAGCTGGGAGACGACGGAAATCTCGCATTCTATGCCACTCCTGACCCGTGGGTTGCCTCAGATACTTACTGGGATAGCAACACGAGCAACGGCTTCCGAttgatattcaatcaaagtggTCAGGTCTACCTCACGGATAGGAATGGAGCACTGCTCCAAGTCGTCTCCTCAGACACATTCCCTGCCAGCGGATATTACCGAAGAGCAATCCTTGAATTCGACGGGGTCTTCAGGCAATATGTCCACTCTGATTCAAGTTCTCTCTCGGAAATGGGCTGGGTGGTGGCCCGTTCTT CCAGTCCTCCAAATATATGCACAAGCATCACGCAAACTATGGGTTCTGGAGCTTGTGGCTTCAACAGCTATTGTTCTCTTGGAGAAGATCAGAGGCCCCGATGCCACTGCCCACACGGGTATACTCTGTTAGATTCAACAAACGAGATGAACGGATGCAGACAGGACTTCGTACCGCAGAGTTGTGATGGAAGTAGGCCTGAAACAGACCAGTTCACTTTCTTTAGCATGCCTTATACAAATTGGCCAATGTCTGATTACGAGCGTACCGCGGCGCAAACCGAGGACAGTTGCAAAGAGGCTTGTTTGGCTGATTGTTTTTGTGCACTTGCTATTTTCGGCGACAATGGAAATTGCTGGAAAAAGAAGATCCCTCTTTCCAATGGAAGAGAGGATCGTAGTGATATTGCAAAAGCTTTGATCAAGGTCAGGATAAATAACTCGACTTCAAAATCTATAGGAAATGGAAGCAAGAATTCCACTCTGATTATCATCGGATCGGTGCTGTTGAGTAGCTCTGTGTTTGTGAACTTGCTTCTACTCCTCATTACCCATTTAATATATAGAAGCTTCCGATCTAGGGATTCTAAGTTGTCACGACCGGTCCAGATCAACCAAGCCTCAGGCATGCAGACTTTCACTTATCAGGAGCTTCAAGAAGCAACATATGGATTTAAAGTAGAACTAGGTAGGGGTGCTTTTGGAACAGTGTACAAAGGTGTTCTCAGATATGAGGATACAAACTTTGTGGCGGTAAAAGTGCTGGCAACAAGGACTAGAGAAAGCGAAAAGGAGTTTGAAAGAGAAGTGAGTGCAATTGGCCAGACTAACCACAAGAACTTAGTGCAGTTGCTTGGATTCTGCAATGAAGGTCAACATCGACTACTGGTGTATGAATTCATGAGCAACGGCACTTTGGCGGATTTTCTATTTGGCATTTCAAGGCCCAGCTGgtacaaaagaatagaaattgcttGTGGTGTTGCA AAGGGGCTCTCTTACTTGCATGATGATTGCACTAGGCATATAATCCACTGTGACATCAAGCctcaaaatattcttcttgatggcTCTCTCACTGCAAAAATATCAGATTTCGGAATAGCTAAGCTCTTGATGGCGAACCAAACACGAACCGTCACTGGAGTCAGAGGAACCAGAGGTTATTTAGCGCCAGAATGGTTCAGGAATATGCCTATTTCTAGCAAGGTAGACGTTTACAGCTTCGGCATTTTGTTGGTTGAGCTCATTTGCTGTAGAAAGAACTATGAGCCGGAAGCggaaattgaagctcaaattgtGCTAGTTGATTGGGTGTATGATTGCTACCACGACGGGAGCATACTTAAGCTAGTGGAGAGCAACGAGGAGGCATCAAGTGACATAAAGAGGGTGAAAAGATTTGTGATGACAGCATTATGGTGCATCCAAGATGACCCTGCTTTGAGGCCAACCATGAAGAAAATCACTCAGATGTTGGAAGGAGTTGTTGAAGTCCTAGTACCTCCAGTTTCAAGCTCCTTTATCagttcaatatga